The proteins below come from a single Sphingomonas carotinifaciens genomic window:
- a CDS encoding catalase family protein, whose protein sequence is MTYLRYSPDIETREPDEQESIDGIIQGMTQESQTVEKRDGHAVRASHAKSTACVIGKLIVAPGLPPELAQGLFAEPGTFDVAVRFAQGPGEKLGDRVSTHRGMSIKVFGVEGAKLPGHDAPTQDFVLASGTTFPAGTAAGFLSQAKKIGLTVPMPEGVKSAAASVARNINKVLNAVGVGPSPTLDFYGHPFSHPLVEEYFSQCPVRFGDHVAKIGAFPVSAGQQALADWQLDPHQDEDGFRHAAVDYFKGNDAVFELRAQLWTDAVTQPIEDTSVDWPTSESEYRTVATIRLPRQSAYAPDRVRYFDEVMTFRPAHSLEVHRPLGGVMRARMQVYQALSDFRHRENGIAATNTADIHDIPA, encoded by the coding sequence ATGACCTATCTGCGCTATTCGCCCGACATCGAAACACGCGAGCCCGACGAACAGGAGAGCATCGACGGCATCATCCAGGGCATGACCCAGGAGAGCCAGACGGTCGAGAAGCGAGACGGGCACGCGGTACGGGCGAGTCATGCCAAGAGTACGGCCTGTGTGATCGGCAAGCTCATCGTCGCGCCCGGGTTGCCGCCCGAACTCGCACAAGGCCTCTTCGCGGAACCAGGCACGTTCGATGTAGCCGTCCGCTTCGCGCAAGGACCGGGCGAGAAGCTCGGCGATCGAGTCTCGACCCACCGCGGCATGTCGATCAAGGTGTTCGGCGTCGAAGGCGCGAAGCTGCCCGGCCATGATGCGCCGACGCAGGACTTCGTCCTCGCCAGCGGCACCACCTTCCCCGCGGGCACCGCCGCGGGTTTCCTCTCGCAAGCCAAGAAAATAGGCCTGACGGTTCCCATGCCTGAGGGGGTGAAGAGCGCGGCCGCCTCCGTCGCTCGCAACATCAACAAGGTGTTGAACGCGGTTGGTGTGGGCCCAAGCCCGACGCTCGACTTCTATGGCCACCCCTTCAGCCACCCGCTGGTCGAGGAATATTTCAGCCAGTGCCCGGTACGCTTCGGCGATCACGTCGCGAAGATTGGGGCCTTTCCCGTTTCGGCCGGGCAACAGGCGCTCGCCGATTGGCAGCTCGACCCGCATCAGGATGAGGATGGTTTCCGCCATGCCGCGGTCGATTATTTCAAGGGCAACGATGCGGTGTTCGAGCTTCGGGCGCAGCTGTGGACCGATGCCGTGACGCAGCCCATTGAGGACACCTCCGTCGACTGGCCGACGAGCGAAAGTGAGTACCGCACCGTCGCCACGATCCGACTGCCGCGACAGTCAGCCTATGCGCCGGACCGCGTCCGCTATTTCGATGAGGTGATGACGTTCCGCCCGGCCCATAGCCTGGAGGTCCATCGCCCGCTCGGCGGTGTGATGCGCGCACGCATGCAGGTCTATCAGGCGCTCAGCGACTTCCGTCACCGCGAGAACGGTATCGCGGCTACCAACACCGCCGACATCCACGACATCCCGGCCTGA
- a CDS encoding type 1 glutamine amidotransferase domain-containing protein, with protein MKLEGKNIAILIAPRGTEEPEFAKPKAAIEEAGGQVTVISLETGEAETFNNDLDPGAKFTIDNAIDDVSTDEFDGLVIPGGCVGADKLRGSDKVIAFVRDFFAAKKPVAAICHAPWTLIEADQVRDRTLTSFPTLQTDIENAGGTWVDQEVVVDQGLVTSRNPDDLPAFCAKLVEEFCEGKHDAQAENA; from the coding sequence ATGAAGCTTGAAGGCAAGAACATCGCAATTCTGATCGCGCCACGCGGCACTGAAGAACCCGAATTCGCCAAGCCGAAGGCTGCAATTGAGGAAGCAGGTGGGCAGGTCACCGTCATCAGTCTGGAGACGGGCGAAGCGGAGACGTTCAACAACGATCTCGATCCTGGCGCGAAGTTCACGATCGATAACGCGATCGACGACGTCTCGACCGACGAGTTCGACGGGCTCGTCATCCCGGGCGGCTGCGTCGGCGCTGACAAGCTGCGAGGGTCAGACAAGGTCATCGCGTTCGTGCGCGACTTCTTCGCCGCGAAGAAGCCCGTTGCCGCGATCTGCCACGCGCCCTGGACGCTGATCGAGGCCGATCAGGTCCGCGATCGGACGCTGACGTCGTTCCCGACCCTTCAGACCGACATCGAGAACGCAGGTGGCACCTGGGTCGATCAGGAAGTCGTCGTCGATCAGGGTTTGGTCACCAGCCGCAACCCTGACGATCTACCAGCCTTCTGCGCCAAGCTGGTCGAGGAGTTCTGTGAAGGCAAGCACGACGCACAGGCGGAGAACGCATGA